The following are from one region of the Stanieria cyanosphaera PCC 7437 genome:
- the cphA gene encoding cyanophycin synthetase: MRILKTQTLRGPNYWSIRRHKLVVMRLDLEELIEKTSDQIPGFYDGLIKVLPSLIEHHCSRGHRGGFLERVQEGTLMGHIIEHIALELQELAGMPVGFGRTRETSTPGVFNVVYEYVEEQAGRYAGRAAVRLCNSIVETGTYAIAELEQDLADLRDLYANAALGPSTETVIKEVEARKIPWMWLSARAMLQLGYGAKQKRIQATLTQNSSILGVELACDKEGTKTILADAGIPVPKGTVIQYLDELENAIADVGGYPIVIKPLDGNHGRGITININSWAEAEEAYDLASAASKTKSVIIERYYQGSDHRVLVINGKVVAVAERIPAHVIGDGKSTVEQLIELTNLDPNRGEGHDNILTKITVDRTSLAVLEKQGHTMSTVLPAGEIAYLRATANLSTGGIAVDRTEAIHPENIWLSQRVAKIIGLDIAGIDIVAADISKPLREIDGVIVEVNAAPGFRMHAAPSQGLPRNIAAPVLDMLFPPGTSSRIPIIAITGTNGKTTTTRLTAHLYRQTGQVVGYTTTDGIYIDEYLVEKGDNTGPYSAGVILKDPTVEVAILESARGGILRSGLAFDSCDIGVVLNVAADHLGIGDIDTIEQMAKVKSVVAETVKAEGYAVLNADDPLVAAMAQKVKCKVAYFSMNPDNPIIIDHIRRNGLAAVYENGYLSILEGQWTLRIEKAVNIPMTMGGMAPFMIANALAGCLAAFAQGVDLELIRRGIRTFKPSADQTPGRMNLFNLGDYHVLIDYAHNPHGYQAVGGFVRNWEGEKIGVVGGPGDRRDEDLILLGQISAQTFDQIIIKEDEDTRGRERGEVADLIAKGIVRENPHICYEKILNETEAIETGLSMANQGSLVVILPESVTKAIALIKPRISN; the protein is encoded by the coding sequence ATGCGAATTCTAAAAACACAAACCCTACGTGGTCCTAACTACTGGAGTATCCGTCGACACAAGTTAGTCGTCATGCGCCTTGATTTAGAAGAATTAATTGAAAAAACCTCTGATCAAATTCCTGGTTTTTATGATGGGTTAATCAAGGTACTACCCAGTTTAATTGAACATCATTGTTCTCGCGGTCATCGGGGTGGTTTTTTAGAGCGAGTTCAAGAAGGAACATTGATGGGGCATATTATTGAACACATAGCCCTAGAATTGCAGGAATTGGCAGGAATGCCAGTTGGATTTGGACGTACCAGAGAAACTTCGACTCCAGGGGTGTTTAATGTAGTTTATGAATATGTAGAAGAACAAGCAGGACGTTATGCTGGTAGGGCAGCAGTGAGACTGTGCAATTCTATCGTTGAAACTGGAACTTATGCGATCGCAGAATTAGAACAAGATCTCGCTGATTTAAGAGATTTATATGCTAACGCTGCTTTAGGACCTTCTACAGAAACAGTAATTAAAGAGGTAGAAGCGCGAAAAATACCTTGGATGTGGCTCAGTGCGCGTGCGATGTTGCAATTGGGCTATGGAGCTAAACAAAAGCGTATTCAAGCAACTCTAACTCAAAATTCGAGTATTCTTGGGGTTGAGTTGGCTTGTGATAAAGAAGGTACAAAAACAATCTTAGCCGATGCAGGAATTCCAGTTCCCAAAGGTACAGTTATTCAATATTTAGATGAATTAGAAAACGCGATCGCGGATGTCGGTGGTTATCCGATTGTGATCAAACCTCTCGATGGTAATCATGGTAGAGGTATTACTATTAATATCAATAGTTGGGCAGAAGCAGAAGAAGCTTACGATCTAGCTAGTGCTGCTTCCAAAACTAAATCAGTCATTATTGAACGTTATTATCAAGGCAGTGATCATCGAGTATTAGTAATTAATGGCAAGGTAGTCGCAGTCGCAGAAAGAATTCCTGCTCATGTGATTGGTGATGGTAAGTCTACTGTTGAACAATTAATTGAACTGACCAATCTCGACCCCAATCGAGGAGAAGGACATGATAATATTCTGACTAAAATCACTGTAGATCGTACTTCTCTAGCCGTCTTAGAAAAGCAGGGCCATACTATGAGTACGGTTTTACCAGCAGGCGAAATAGCTTATCTACGTGCTACAGCAAATCTTAGTACAGGAGGAATTGCAGTAGACCGTACCGAAGCAATTCATCCCGAAAATATCTGGTTGTCACAAAGAGTAGCTAAAATAATTGGTTTGGATATTGCAGGAATTGATATTGTTGCTGCTGATATTAGTAAACCTCTAAGAGAAATCGATGGGGTAATTGTAGAAGTTAATGCAGCACCAGGATTTAGAATGCACGCTGCTCCTAGTCAAGGCTTACCCCGCAATATTGCTGCACCAGTATTAGATATGTTGTTCCCACCAGGAACTTCTAGTCGCATTCCGATTATTGCCATCACAGGTACTAACGGAAAAACTACCACCACTCGTTTGACTGCTCATTTGTATAGACAAACTGGTCAAGTAGTTGGTTATACTACTACCGATGGGATTTATATTGATGAATATTTAGTTGAAAAAGGTGATAACACTGGGCCTTATAGTGCAGGAGTAATTTTAAAAGACCCCACTGTAGAAGTAGCTATTTTAGAATCGGCAAGAGGAGGCATTTTGCGTTCGGGACTCGCCTTTGATAGTTGCGATATTGGTGTAGTTTTAAATGTAGCTGCCGATCACTTGGGTATCGGTGATATTGATACCATTGAACAAATGGCAAAAGTCAAAAGTGTCGTAGCGGAAACTGTCAAAGCTGAAGGGTATGCTGTTCTTAATGCTGATGATCCTTTAGTTGCAGCTATGGCACAAAAGGTTAAATGTAAGGTAGCTTACTTTTCTATGAATCCCGATAATCCAATCATTATCGATCATATTCGTCGCAACGGATTAGCAGCAGTCTATGAAAATGGTTATCTTTCCATTTTAGAAGGACAATGGACTTTGAGAATTGAAAAAGCAGTTAATATTCCTATGACGATGGGAGGAATGGCTCCGTTTATGATTGCTAATGCTTTAGCTGGTTGTTTGGCTGCTTTTGCTCAAGGAGTAGATCTAGAATTAATTCGTCGGGGAATAAGAACCTTTAAGCCATCTGCTGATCAGACTCCTGGAAGAATGAATTTATTCAATCTAGGAGATTATCACGTTTTAATAGATTATGCTCATAATCCTCACGGTTATCAAGCTGTAGGTGGTTTTGTTCGTAATTGGGAAGGCGAAAAAATTGGCGTTGTCGGAGGACCTGGCGATCGCAGAGACGAAGATCTGATCTTATTAGGACAAATCTCAGCCCAAACTTTTGACCAAATCATTATCAAAGAAGATGAAGATACCAGAGGCAGAGAGCGAGGTGAAGTAGCCGATTTAATTGCTAAAGGAATTGTGCGAGAAAATCCTCACATCTGTTATGAAAAAATTCTCAATGAAACTGAGGCGATTGAAACAGGTCTAAGTATGGCTAATCAAGGCAGTTTGGTAGTAATTTTACCAGAAAGCGTGACTAAAGCGATCGCGCTAATTAAACCACGAATCAGCAATTAA
- the msrB gene encoding peptide-methionine (R)-S-oxide reductase MsrB: MATSKQEFEINKTEQEWQNILTPEQYRVLRKHGTERAGTSPLDKNYDQGTYVCAGCGQPLFTSETKYNSGTGWPSFYAPIEGAIETSIDRSLFMTRVEVHCSRCGGHLGHVFNDGPRPTGQRYCMNGVSLDFKPQSEINNN, translated from the coding sequence ATGGCAACTTCTAAACAAGAATTTGAAATTAATAAAACTGAACAAGAGTGGCAAAACATCTTAACACCAGAACAGTATCGAGTCTTACGTAAACACGGTACAGAAAGAGCAGGAACAAGTCCGCTAGATAAAAATTATGATCAAGGGACTTATGTTTGTGCTGGCTGCGGTCAACCTTTATTTACATCTGAAACAAAATATAACAGTGGTACAGGATGGCCTAGTTTTTATGCACCGATTGAAGGAGCTATTGAAACTTCAATTGACCGCTCTTTATTTATGACTAGGGTAGAAGTGCATTGCAGTCGTTGTGGCGGGCATTTAGGACACGTATTTAATGATGGCCCTCGTCCAACTGGTCAACGTTATTGTATGAATGGTGTTTCCCTAGATTTTAAACCTCAATCTGAAATAAATAACAATTAG
- a CDS encoding photosystem II S4 domain protein yields the protein MLPREELLAGVENREEVARIIDQAEQAIKTWEVVLTDFLSPRVLIETQAIFSKLTEVEIVAWGGYPQAERQRLGIARQDIPIDQSQIDLVALDIAGNFLFDPATHRDFLGAILGTGIVRDKVGDILVLGERGAQVIVVPEMVEFLETSLTQVRSVPVKTQRIDLSELKVRPPQKKEMTTVEASMRLDAIASAGFGMSRSKMADAISSGDVRVNWKEITQPSYSVKAGDLISVSGKGRLEVGEVAVTKKQRYRINLVRFK from the coding sequence ATGTTGCCAAGAGAAGAATTATTAGCAGGGGTAGAAAATAGAGAAGAAGTTGCTCGTATTATTGATCAAGCAGAGCAAGCAATTAAAACTTGGGAAGTAGTTTTGACTGATTTTCTTTCACCACGAGTATTGATCGAAACCCAAGCAATTTTTAGTAAGTTAACCGAAGTAGAAATTGTAGCTTGGGGTGGTTATCCGCAAGCAGAAAGACAAAGATTAGGTATTGCTCGTCAAGATATTCCCATAGATCAATCTCAAATTGACTTAGTTGCTTTGGATATTGCAGGTAATTTTCTGTTCGATCCTGCTACTCATCGAGATTTTTTAGGAGCAATTTTAGGTACGGGAATAGTGCGAGATAAGGTAGGAGATATTTTAGTTTTAGGAGAAAGAGGCGCACAGGTAATTGTAGTTCCTGAAATGGTAGAATTTCTCGAAACTTCCTTGACACAGGTACGTTCAGTTCCTGTAAAAACTCAAAGAATTGATTTGAGTGAACTAAAAGTTCGTCCACCTCAGAAAAAAGAAATGACTACGGTAGAAGCATCAATGCGTTTAGATGCGATCGCGTCTGCTGGTTTTGGGATGTCTCGTAGTAAAATGGCTGATGCAATCTCTAGTGGTGATGTGCGAGTTAATTGGAAGGAAATTACTCAGCCTAGTTACAGTGTCAAAGCTGGAGATTTAATTTCTGTTAGTGGTAAGGGAAGATTGGAAGTAGGAGAAGTGGCAGTTACTAAAAAACAACGCTATCGAATTAATTTAGTTCGATTTAAATAG
- a CDS encoding peroxiredoxin has translation MVLAVGTVAPSFTTTDDEGNTVSLSDLQGKIVVMYFYPKDDTPGCTKQAQSFRDNYEEYQNKDMVVLGVSRDDETSHKQFKEKYGLPFKLLVDSDGTITKAYDVDGGGYAKRVTYIIDGEGKITHVDANVNTSSHAQDILSVVG, from the coding sequence ATGGTTTTAGCAGTCGGAACCGTTGCACCATCCTTTACCACTACAGACGATGAAGGTAATACCGTTTCTTTGTCTGATTTGCAAGGCAAAATTGTAGTGATGTATTTTTATCCTAAAGATGATACTCCTGGTTGCACCAAACAAGCTCAAAGCTTCCGTGATAATTATGAAGAATACCAAAACAAGGACATGGTGGTTTTAGGAGTTAGCAGGGATGACGAAACCTCTCACAAACAGTTCAAAGAAAAATATGGTTTACCTTTTAAACTGCTAGTTGATAGTGATGGCACAATCACTAAAGCTTATGATGTTGACGGCGGTGGCTACGCTAAACGAGTAACTTACATTATTGATGGTGAAGGTAAGATTACTCATGTTGATGCTAATGTCAATACTAGCTCTCATGCTCAAGATATTCTTTCTGTAGTTGGCTAG
- a CDS encoding Coenzyme F420 hydrogenase/dehydrogenase, beta subunit C-terminal domain, protein MTSVIPHKKAKALKPGSLRPAKELCSECGLCDTYYIHYVKEACAFLNQQVAELEAQAHGRSRNLDHEDDWYFGVHQEMMAARKKQPIAGAQWTGIVSTIACEMLTRGLVEGVVCVQNTEEDRFQPKPVIATTPEEILAARVNKPTLSPNLSVLEQIEQSGMKRLLVIGVGCQIQALRAVEKELGLEKLYVLGTPCVDNVSREGLQKFLETTSKSPETVVHYEFMQDFRVHFKHEDGSIEKVPFFGLKTNQLKDVFAPSCMSCFDYVNSLADLVVGYMGAPFGWQWIVVRNQTGKEMLELVQDQLDTEPVMSQGDRKQAVQQSIPAYDKAVTLPMWAAKMMGVVIEKIGPKGLEYARFSIDSHFTRNYLYVKRHHPEKLDAHVPEYAKRIVGQYQLPKS, encoded by the coding sequence ATGACCTCGGTTATTCCTCATAAAAAAGCCAAAGCCCTCAAACCTGGTAGTCTTCGTCCTGCGAAAGAACTTTGTAGCGAATGTGGACTATGCGACACTTATTATATTCATTATGTCAAAGAAGCCTGTGCTTTTCTCAATCAACAAGTAGCCGAATTAGAGGCACAAGCTCACGGGCGCAGTCGAAATTTAGATCATGAGGATGATTGGTATTTTGGGGTACATCAGGAAATGATGGCAGCCCGAAAAAAACAACCAATAGCAGGAGCGCAGTGGACAGGAATTGTTAGTACTATTGCTTGTGAGATGCTCACTCGCGGTTTAGTTGAAGGGGTTGTTTGCGTACAAAATACCGAGGAAGATCGATTTCAACCTAAGCCCGTGATTGCTACAACTCCTGAAGAGATTTTAGCAGCTAGAGTTAATAAACCAACTCTTTCTCCTAACTTATCGGTTCTCGAACAAATTGAACAGTCAGGAATGAAGCGATTATTAGTGATAGGGGTAGGCTGCCAAATTCAAGCTTTGCGGGCAGTAGAAAAAGAGTTAGGGTTAGAAAAACTTTATGTTTTAGGTACTCCTTGTGTAGATAATGTTTCCCGTGAGGGATTACAAAAATTTTTAGAAACTACCAGTAAATCTCCTGAGACGGTAGTTCATTACGAGTTTATGCAAGATTTTCGCGTTCACTTCAAACATGAAGACGGTTCAATTGAAAAAGTACCCTTTTTTGGCTTAAAAACCAATCAATTAAAAGATGTTTTTGCACCTTCTTGTATGAGTTGCTTTGATTATGTTAATTCTCTGGCAGATTTAGTGGTTGGCTATATGGGTGCGCCTTTTGGTTGGCAATGGATTGTGGTTCGTAACCAAACAGGTAAAGAAATGCTGGAATTAGTACAAGATCAATTAGATACTGAACCAGTTATGTCTCAAGGCGATCGCAAACAAGCTGTGCAACAAAGTATCCCTGCCTATGACAAAGCAGTAACTCTTCCAATGTGGGCAGCTAAAATGATGGGTGTAGTGATCGAGAAAATTGGTCCTAAAGGACTAGAATATGCGCGTTTTTCGATTGATTCGCATTTTACTCGTAATTATCTTTATGTCAAACGCCATCATCCCGAAAAATTAGATGCTCATGTTCCTGAATATGCTAAACGTATTGTGGGGCAGTATCAATTACCAAAATCTTAA
- the topA gene encoding type I DNA topoisomerase → MSTLVIVESPTKARTIRNYLPSSYQVEASMGHVRDLPSSADEIPPECKDRPWANLGVNVEDQFQPIYVIPKSKKKIVQELKNALKQAEELILATDEDREGESISWHLLELLKPKVPVKRMVFHEITREAIQKALKNCREVDQDLVHAQETRRILDRLYGYTLSPLLWKKIKRGLSAGRVQSVAVRLLVERERERRAFQSGDYWDLKAILEQEKSRFEAKLISLAGKKLATGSDFDPNTGRITAGRDVVLLNEAEANALKERLIDKTWTVSKTEEKATKRNPAPPFTTSTLQQEANRKLGISARETMSVAQKLYEQGYITYMRTDSVHLSDQAIAAARSCVEQMYGKEYLSPKPRQYSTKSKSAQEAHEAIRPAGSSFRTPQETGLSGREFALYDLIWKRTVASQMAEARLTQITVNIDVEDAVFRSSGKRIDFPGFFRAYVEGSDDPEAALENQEMILPPLKEGDRPNCKELEAIGHETQPPARYTEASLVKTLESEGVGRPSTYASIIGTIIDRGYVQMRNKALVPTFTAFAVTSLLEQHFPDLVDSSFTSKMEQTLDEIATGEAQWIPYLKKFYSGQEGLETQVQAGEKEIDPASAKSIQLENLDATVRIGKYGPYIEVTNGDEVVKTSIPLDLTPADLSPEQIESLIRQKIEGPDKVGLHPETGEPIFLLTGPYGPYLQLGEKTEKNPKPKQVSLPKGVTADDVNVEMAVGLLSLPRMLGVHPETGGNIKASLGRFGPYVVHEYKDEVEKKAKKDYRSLKAEDDVLTVSFERAIELLAQPKRSRSGGSTKKPLKELGAHPEDKEPVNVYKGPYGEYIKHGKVNVGLPEGETVESITLETAVKLLADKAGTKKTKSKSKTTTKTTAKKKTTKKKKAI, encoded by the coding sequence ATGTCAACTCTGGTTATTGTTGAATCTCCTACTAAAGCTCGTACAATTCGTAACTACCTTCCTTCTAGTTATCAGGTAGAAGCATCGATGGGTCATGTCCGCGATTTACCCTCATCTGCCGATGAAATTCCTCCTGAATGTAAAGACCGACCTTGGGCGAATTTAGGAGTCAATGTAGAAGATCAATTTCAACCGATTTATGTGATTCCTAAAAGCAAAAAAAAGATTGTTCAAGAACTAAAAAACGCACTCAAACAAGCAGAAGAATTAATCTTGGCAACGGATGAAGACCGAGAAGGCGAAAGTATTAGCTGGCATTTGCTAGAACTACTCAAGCCTAAAGTTCCTGTCAAGCGCATGGTTTTTCATGAAATTACTCGTGAGGCGATTCAAAAAGCTTTAAAAAATTGTCGTGAAGTCGATCAAGATTTGGTTCACGCCCAAGAAACCCGTCGTATTTTAGATCGTTTGTACGGTTATACCCTTTCTCCTTTGTTGTGGAAAAAAATTAAACGAGGTTTATCGGCTGGTCGAGTTCAGTCTGTAGCTGTACGGTTGTTAGTCGAACGAGAAAGAGAACGTCGGGCTTTCCAATCAGGGGATTATTGGGATTTAAAAGCAATTTTGGAACAGGAAAAAAGTCGATTTGAAGCTAAATTAATCAGCTTGGCAGGGAAAAAATTAGCTACAGGAAGTGATTTTGACCCAAATACAGGCAGAATTACCGCAGGAAGAGATGTCGTCTTACTCAACGAAGCTGAAGCTAACGCTCTCAAAGAAAGATTAATTGATAAAACTTGGACAGTTAGTAAAACAGAGGAAAAAGCTACCAAACGCAATCCAGCCCCTCCTTTTACTACTTCAACTCTCCAACAAGAAGCTAACCGTAAACTGGGTATCTCGGCGAGAGAAACGATGAGTGTGGCACAAAAACTCTACGAACAGGGCTACATTACCTATATGCGGACTGATTCCGTCCATCTTTCCGATCAAGCGATCGCTGCTGCTCGCAGTTGTGTCGAACAAATGTACGGCAAAGAATATCTTAGTCCTAAACCTCGTCAATACAGTACTAAAAGTAAATCTGCCCAAGAAGCCCACGAAGCTATTCGTCCTGCTGGTAGTAGTTTTCGGACTCCCCAAGAAACAGGATTGTCAGGTAGAGAATTTGCTCTCTACGATCTGATTTGGAAACGAACAGTAGCTAGTCAAATGGCAGAAGCAAGGTTGACTCAAATTACCGTCAATATTGATGTAGAAGATGCCGTGTTTCGTTCTTCGGGTAAAAGAATTGACTTTCCTGGTTTTTTCCGTGCTTATGTAGAAGGTTCGGATGATCCTGAAGCAGCTTTAGAAAATCAAGAAATGATTTTACCACCCCTCAAAGAAGGCGATCGCCCTAATTGTAAAGAATTAGAAGCGATTGGTCACGAAACCCAACCACCAGCTAGATATACAGAAGCCTCTTTAGTCAAAACTCTAGAAAGTGAAGGTGTGGGTAGACCTAGTACTTACGCTAGCATCATCGGAACAATTATTGATCGTGGTTACGTTCAGATGCGTAATAAAGCTTTAGTTCCAACTTTTACTGCCTTTGCCGTTACCAGTTTATTGGAACAACATTTTCCTGATTTAGTCGATTCGAGTTTCACTTCCAAAATGGAACAAACTCTAGACGAAATTGCCACAGGGGAAGCCCAATGGATACCTTATTTGAAAAAATTCTATTCGGGACAAGAAGGCTTAGAAACACAAGTCCAGGCTGGAGAAAAGGAAATAGATCCAGCTTCTGCTAAAAGCATTCAACTCGAAAATTTAGATGCCACAGTTCGGATTGGTAAATATGGCCCATATATCGAAGTTACTAATGGGGATGAGGTCGTTAAAACCTCAATTCCTCTAGATTTAACCCCAGCCGATTTAAGTCCAGAACAAATTGAATCTTTAATTCGCCAAAAAATTGAAGGTCCTGATAAGGTTGGTTTGCATCCTGAAACAGGCGAACCAATTTTCCTGTTGACAGGTCCTTATGGCCCTTACTTACAATTAGGAGAAAAAACAGAAAAAAATCCTAAACCCAAACAAGTTTCTTTGCCGAAAGGTGTGACCGCCGATGACGTTAACGTTGAAATGGCAGTAGGTTTATTATCTTTACCCAGGATGTTAGGAGTCCACCCTGAAACGGGAGGGAATATTAAGGCTAGTTTGGGTCGCTTCGGGCCTTATGTAGTTCACGAATACAAAGACGAAGTAGAGAAAAAAGCGAAAAAAGACTATCGTTCTCTTAAAGCAGAGGATGATGTTTTAACTGTGAGTTTTGAACGGGCAATAGAACTATTAGCTCAACCCAAACGTTCTCGTAGTGGTGGCAGCACGAAAAAACCCCTCAAAGAATTAGGCGCACACCCTGAAGATAAAGAGCCAGTTAATGTCTACAAAGGTCCTTATGGAGAATACATCAAACACGGCAAGGTTAATGTCGGGCTTCCTGAAGGGGAAACCGTAGAAAGCATTACTTTAGAAACAGCCGTAAAATTGCTCGCAGATAAAGCAGGCACTAAAAAAACTAAATCTAAATCTAAAACTACTACTAAAACCACTGCTAAAAAGAAAACAACCAAAAAGAAAAAAGCAATTTAG
- a CDS encoding NAD(P)H-quinone oxidoreductase subunit N — protein MDFSSTIATQLNAGTILPEGIVIVTLMVILVGDLILGRSFSRGLPYVAMAGLLAAIVALYLQWDTPDPNSFLGAFSSDNLSIIFRVIVALSTLVTIPMSIRYVQQSGTSLAEFIGILLTATLGGMFLSGANELVMVFISLEMLSISSYLMTGYMKRDPRSNEAALKYLLIGASSSAIFLYGVSLLYGLSGGETNLNAIATAITDASGSQSLGLAISLVFVIAGIAFKISAVPFHQWTPDVYEGSPTPVVAFLSVGSKAAGFALAIRLLVTAFAPVTEQWHFIFTALAIFSMILGNVVALAQTSMKRMLAYSSIAQAGFVMIGLIAGTDAGYASMIFYLLIYLFMNLGAFTCVILFSLRTGTDQISEYAGLYQKDPLLTLCLSICLLSLGGIPPLAGFFGKIYLFWAGWQAGIYGLVLLALVTTVISIYYYIRVVKMMVVKEPHEMSEAVQNYPEIRWNIPGMRPLQVGLIVSVIATSIAGILSNPLFTLANDSVTSTPILQSTFLTQELPQKPIKVSVLNTSFND, from the coding sequence ATGGATTTTTCTAGTACTATTGCTACTCAACTTAACGCAGGAACAATTTTGCCCGAAGGCATAGTGATTGTTACCCTGATGGTCATTTTAGTTGGAGATTTAATTCTCGGACGTAGTTTTTCTCGTGGGTTGCCTTACGTGGCAATGGCGGGATTACTCGCTGCAATTGTTGCACTTTATCTTCAATGGGATACCCCCGATCCCAATTCTTTTTTAGGGGCATTTAGTAGCGATAACCTGAGCATTATTTTTCGTGTGATTGTCGCCCTTTCTACCCTTGTCACTATCCCAATGTCAATTCGCTATGTCCAACAATCTGGGACTTCTTTAGCCGAATTTATTGGCATTCTGTTAACGGCAACTTTGGGAGGAATGTTTCTTTCTGGGGCAAATGAATTAGTGATGGTTTTTATTTCCCTGGAGATGCTGAGTATTTCCTCTTACCTCATGACTGGTTATATGAAGCGTGACCCTCGTTCCAATGAAGCAGCTTTAAAATATTTGTTAATTGGGGCTTCTTCTTCAGCCATTTTTCTCTACGGGGTATCTCTCTTGTATGGTTTGTCTGGAGGAGAAACTAATTTAAATGCGATCGCTACAGCTATTACCGATGCCAGTGGTAGTCAATCTTTAGGACTTGCGATCTCTTTAGTGTTTGTGATTGCTGGTATTGCTTTTAAAATTTCTGCTGTACCTTTCCATCAATGGACTCCTGATGTTTACGAAGGTTCTCCTACTCCTGTAGTTGCTTTCTTATCAGTAGGTTCTAAAGCTGCGGGTTTTGCTTTAGCAATTCGTTTGTTAGTTACCGCATTTGCGCCTGTGACTGAACAATGGCACTTTATTTTCACTGCTCTGGCGATCTTTAGTATGATCCTAGGCAATGTGGTAGCCTTAGCACAAACTAGTATGAAACGAATGCTAGCGTATTCTTCAATTGCTCAAGCAGGTTTTGTCATGATTGGTTTGATTGCAGGTACTGATGCAGGTTATGCCAGCATGATTTTCTATCTGTTGATCTACTTGTTTATGAATTTAGGTGCGTTTACTTGTGTGATTTTGTTTTCCCTCCGCACTGGCACAGATCAAATTAGTGAATATGCTGGTTTATACCAAAAAGACCCTTTATTAACTCTTTGTTTGAGTATTTGCTTGCTTTCTCTCGGTGGTATTCCTCCTTTGGCTGGTTTCTTCGGTAAAATTTACTTATTCTGGGCTGGTTGGCAAGCAGGTATTTACGGTTTAGTATTGCTTGCTTTAGTCACTACCGTTATTTCTATTTATTACTACATTCGAGTAGTCAAAATGATGGTGGTTAAAGAACCTCATGAAATGTCTGAGGCAGTACAGAATTATCCTGAAATTCGCTGGAACATTCCAGGAATGCGTCCTCTACAAGTGGGTTTGATTGTATCAGTAATTGCCACTTCAATTGCAGGAATTTTATCTAATCCTTTGTTTACTTTGGCTAATGATTCTGTTACTAGTACGCCAATTTTACAGTCTACTTTCTTGACTCAAGAATTACCACAAAAGCCAATCAAGGTTTCTGTTTTAAATACTTCTTTCAATGATTGA